A stretch of Shewanella dokdonensis DNA encodes these proteins:
- a CDS encoding phage tail sheath protein: MSDYHHGVRVVEINEGTRTIRTVATSVIGIVATGDDADVDQFPLNQPVLLTTPKNAIGKAGKTGTLKQTLTAITNVVNTMVVVVRVASGADDAETSANVIGTVTEDGQYTGIQALLAAQSQLGVKPRILGVPGLDTLPVTTALCAVAKKLRAFVYAYAHDCATKEAVAAYRENFGDRELMLIWPEFIEFNTDTAQSSAVPATAYALGLRAYIDKTVGWHKTLSNVTVPNVTGISKQVFWDLQDPDTDAGYLNSHDITTLIRQDGFRFWGSRTCTEDPLFAFENYTRTAQVLADTVADAHLWAIDKPLTPTLVKDIIEGINAKFRELKGQGYIVDGTAWYNEDLNEAATLKAGKLYIDYDYTPVPPLEDLTFQQRITDTYLADFAAAVAAA, from the coding sequence ATGTCTGATTACCACCATGGTGTGCGTGTCGTTGAAATCAACGAAGGCACCCGCACCATCCGAACTGTTGCGACTTCGGTGATTGGGATTGTCGCCACTGGCGATGACGCTGATGTTGACCAATTCCCGCTGAACCAACCGGTGCTGCTGACCACCCCGAAAAATGCCATTGGCAAGGCCGGTAAAACCGGCACCTTGAAACAAACCCTGACGGCCATCACCAATGTGGTCAATACCATGGTGGTCGTAGTGCGGGTTGCCAGTGGTGCCGATGACGCCGAAACCTCTGCCAACGTGATTGGTACCGTCACCGAAGACGGCCAGTACACCGGCATACAGGCGCTGCTGGCCGCGCAGTCACAACTTGGCGTGAAACCCCGTATTCTGGGGGTGCCGGGACTCGATACCCTGCCAGTCACCACCGCCTTGTGTGCCGTTGCCAAGAAACTGCGCGCCTTTGTGTATGCCTATGCGCATGACTGCGCCACCAAAGAAGCGGTGGCCGCTTACCGCGAGAATTTTGGCGACCGCGAACTGATGCTCATTTGGCCGGAGTTTATCGAATTCAACACCGATACCGCACAAAGCAGTGCTGTGCCGGCAACCGCTTATGCCCTGGGCTTACGCGCTTACATTGATAAGACTGTGGGCTGGCACAAGACGCTATCCAACGTCACGGTGCCGAACGTCACCGGTATTTCCAAGCAGGTATTCTGGGACTTGCAGGACCCGGATACCGATGCCGGGTACCTCAACAGTCACGATATCACCACTCTCATCCGGCAGGACGGCTTTCGCTTCTGGGGTTCACGCACCTGCACCGAAGATCCGCTGTTTGCCTTTGAAAACTACACCCGCACCGCACAGGTACTGGCCGACACCGTGGCCGATGCACACCTGTGGGCCATTGATAAACCGCTGACCCCCACACTGGTGAAAGACATTATCGAAGGTATCAATGCCAAGTTCCGCGAACTCAAGGGCCAGGGCTATATTGTTGACGGCACTGCCTGGTACAACGAGGACCTCAACGAAGCTGCTACCCTCAAGGCGGGCAAGCTGTATATCGATTATGACTACACGCCGGTACCGCCATTGGAAGATTTGACCTTCCAGCAGCGCATTACTGACACCTATCTGGCCGATTTTGCTGCCGCCGTGGCAGCGGCATAA
- a CDS encoding phage major tail tube protein, with the protein MALPRKLKHLNVFIDGESWVGEAEEFTPAKLTRKFDPYRGGGMPGAANIDMGLDDAALDIEFVFAGYSEAITKRQGASKIDGVPLRFAGSFQRDDTGEVSTVEIVCRGRFKEIDRGTFKNGENSTSKASMSCTYYKEVLDGQVLHEIDVINMIEIGPDGVDRMAEHRKAIGL; encoded by the coding sequence ATGGCATTACCCCGTAAGTTAAAACACCTCAACGTGTTTATTGATGGCGAAAGCTGGGTCGGTGAAGCAGAAGAATTCACCCCGGCCAAGCTGACCCGCAAGTTTGACCCCTATCGCGGTGGCGGTATGCCCGGTGCCGCCAATATCGACATGGGGCTGGATGATGCAGCCCTGGATATCGAGTTTGTGTTCGCTGGCTACAGTGAAGCCATCACCAAGCGCCAGGGAGCCAGCAAGATTGATGGCGTACCGCTGCGCTTTGCCGGGTCATTCCAGCGCGATGACACGGGCGAGGTATCCACCGTTGAAATCGTCTGCCGCGGCCGCTTCAAGGAGATTGACCGTGGCACCTTCAAGAATGGCGAGAACAGCACCTCCAAAGCCAGCATGAGCTGCACCTATTACAAAGAGGTGCTGGATGGTCAGGTGCTGCATGAAATCGATGTCATCAACATGATTGAAATCGGCCCGGATGGTGTTGACCGCATGGCCGAGCACCGCAAAGCCATTGGCCTCTGA
- a CDS encoding phage tail assembly protein, whose translation MSTETVTLDNPIQRGDTQITDITLRKPKAGELRGLNLNDILNMDVNSLTVLLPRISSPMLTKDEARQLEPEDLLLLGALSPIFCCRSSCGNPAPRMRR comes from the coding sequence ATGAGCACTGAAACCGTCACGCTCGATAACCCTATCCAACGCGGTGATACACAGATCACCGACATTACCCTGCGCAAACCCAAAGCCGGTGAACTGCGCGGCCTAAACCTCAATGACATTCTCAACATGGATGTCAATTCCCTCACGGTACTGCTGCCACGTATCTCCAGTCCGATGCTCACCAAAGACGAAGCGCGCCAGTTGGAGCCCGAAGACTTGCTGCTGTTAGGGGCGCTGTCGCCAATTTTTTGTTGCCGAAGCAGCTGCGGGAACCCAGCTCCCCGGATGCGTAGATGA
- a CDS encoding GpE family phage tail protein: protein MADIAIIFHWPPSEMAAFTLDELQHWHTLAVSRWNRVNSAENADE from the coding sequence ATGGCGGATATCGCCATCATCTTTCACTGGCCGCCGAGCGAAATGGCGGCCTTTACCCTGGATGAACTGCAGCACTGGCACACCCTGGCGGTGAGCCGCTGGAACCGAGTGAATAGCGCTGAGAATGCCGATGAATAG
- a CDS encoding phage tail tape measure protein, which produces MGADTSFTATDVSRGQAFLAMAGFTPESIRAAMPSMLDLSKAGDIDLARTADISSNILSAFKLPASEMTQVADVLALTMTTSNVDLEMLAETMKYMGPIAQTAGMKLSEAAAAAGLLGNIGIQASNSGTALRAMLNRLAGPTKQAKALFEELGVNTKDAKGNMRNIITVMTDVAKATEKMGSADRLSIYKTLFGEEAASGMNELIGQAGSQGFAKYARQLATESRGVAKQMSQVMTDNIKGDLDTLYSAVDNVRIQLFEGDSDNLRGLVRDITDVVRAIGGWVKANPALASGLLKGALAISTLAAAGGGLAVMIAGLIGPFAMLSYSASVLGIKSLPALGRGLGLVTGLFKGLLLGIRSLSLALLTTPFGWIVLGIAGLVTAGYLLVTHWDSVKQYLLQFWDAIKPGFVAGWNIIKQVFSWSPMGFITSHFADIKAFLGSLPQQFSTLGGLIMDGLIVGIQGKFTGLKDSLGNIINGSVDWVKSLLGIHSPSRVFAAIGDYTMQGLSLGLERSSDTPLQSVASLSKTLKATTLSLGLAGTPMLATANETELPTPGAQETPPLTHARGVNPRQRQPAAVYIDAGINAPITIQTQLGMDNQAILTLLRQELDRREQQQQARLRSCLQDLE; this is translated from the coding sequence CTGGGAGCTGATACCAGTTTTACCGCCACCGATGTGTCCCGCGGTCAGGCGTTTCTCGCCATGGCTGGCTTTACCCCTGAGAGCATCCGGGCGGCCATGCCGTCCATGCTCGATTTGTCCAAAGCGGGCGATATTGACCTGGCCCGCACCGCCGATATCAGCTCTAACATCCTGTCCGCATTCAAGCTGCCAGCCAGTGAGATGACCCAGGTGGCCGATGTGCTGGCACTGACCATGACCACCTCTAACGTGGACTTGGAGATGCTGGCCGAAACCATGAAGTACATGGGGCCGATTGCACAAACGGCGGGCATGAAGCTTTCCGAAGCGGCCGCCGCGGCGGGCCTGCTCGGTAACATCGGCATCCAGGCATCCAACTCCGGTACCGCACTGCGCGCCATGCTCAACCGTCTGGCCGGTCCTACCAAACAGGCCAAGGCACTGTTTGAGGAACTAGGCGTCAACACCAAAGACGCCAAGGGCAATATGCGCAACATCATCACGGTGATGACCGATGTTGCCAAGGCCACTGAAAAGATGGGCTCCGCTGACCGTCTGAGCATCTACAAGACCCTGTTTGGTGAAGAAGCCGCCAGCGGCATGAATGAACTGATAGGTCAGGCCGGCAGTCAGGGCTTTGCCAAGTATGCCCGGCAGCTTGCCACCGAAAGCCGGGGCGTAGCCAAACAGATGTCCCAGGTAATGACCGATAACATCAAAGGCGATTTAGATACGCTCTATTCCGCCGTGGATAATGTGCGTATCCAGTTGTTTGAAGGCGATAGCGATAACCTCCGCGGTCTTGTCCGGGACATTACCGACGTGGTGCGCGCCATCGGCGGCTGGGTAAAAGCCAACCCGGCACTGGCGAGCGGCCTGCTCAAAGGCGCACTGGCTATCTCCACCCTGGCTGCGGCCGGCGGCGGGCTGGCGGTAATGATAGCCGGCTTAATCGGTCCTTTTGCCATGCTGAGCTACAGCGCCAGCGTGCTGGGCATCAAGTCACTGCCCGCCCTTGGCCGTGGGCTGGGACTGGTCACCGGACTGTTCAAGGGCTTGCTGCTGGGGATACGGAGTCTGTCGCTGGCGCTACTCACCACGCCGTTTGGCTGGATAGTGCTGGGGATTGCGGGGCTGGTGACCGCTGGCTATCTGTTAGTCACCCACTGGGACAGTGTTAAACAATACCTGCTGCAGTTCTGGGATGCTATCAAGCCTGGATTCGTGGCCGGCTGGAATATTATCAAGCAGGTGTTTAGCTGGTCACCCATGGGCTTTATTACCAGTCACTTTGCTGACATCAAGGCCTTTCTGGGCAGCTTGCCGCAGCAGTTCAGCACCTTGGGCGGCCTTATCATGGATGGGCTGATCGTCGGCATCCAGGGCAAGTTTACCGGCCTCAAGGATTCTCTGGGCAACATTATCAACGGCTCGGTAGATTGGGTGAAAAGCCTGCTGGGCATTCACTCGCCGAGCCGGGTATTTGCCGCCATTGGTGATTACACCATGCAGGGTTTATCGCTGGGGCTTGAGCGCTCGAGCGACACCCCGCTGCAGTCGGTGGCAAGTCTCAGTAAAACCCTCAAGGCCACCACGCTATCGCTCGGTCTTGCCGGCACACCGATGCTGGCAACCGCCAACGAGACAGAACTGCCCACACCCGGCGCACAAGAAACACCACCGCTGACCCACGCGCGGGGAGTCAACCCGCGACAACGCCAACCGGCAGCGGTTTACATCGATGCCGGCATCAATGCGCCTATCACTATTCAGACGCAACTCGGCATGGATAACCAGGCCATCCTGACGCTATTGCGTCAAGAGCTGGACCGCCGAGAACAACAACAGCAGGCACGCCTTCGCAGTTGCCTGCAGGATTTGGAGTAA
- a CDS encoding phage tail protein, which yields MMMTLGYFVFSRKTVPFQSTEQTMLWRHPSNARVNARPVSQFLGPGDETLTLSGVLVPEITGNDLTLGLLVKMADKGAPYPLIDGTGKVYGHYVIEKISRSRSAFFDDGAPRKIEFSIELKRVDEQDLPGLLQLTSSINLLRDLRNL from the coding sequence ATGATGATGACCCTGGGGTATTTTGTGTTTAGCCGTAAAACCGTGCCGTTTCAGAGCACCGAGCAGACCATGCTGTGGCGCCACCCCAGTAATGCCCGGGTCAACGCCAGACCAGTCAGCCAGTTCCTGGGGCCCGGCGATGAAACCCTGACGCTCAGCGGGGTACTGGTACCGGAAATTACCGGCAACGACCTCACACTGGGGTTACTGGTGAAGATGGCCGACAAGGGCGCGCCCTACCCGCTGATTGATGGCACCGGCAAGGTCTATGGTCATTACGTCATTGAGAAAATCAGTCGCAGCCGCAGCGCCTTCTTTGATGATGGCGCGCCGCGCAAGATTGAGTTTTCCATCGAGTTAAAACGGGTGGACGAGCAGGACCTGCCCGGTCTGCTGCAACTGACCAGCAGCATTAACCTGCTGCGCGATTTGAGGAACCTGTAA
- a CDS encoding phage late control D family protein → MQPDYRIVVDGKDISSKLRPRLISLTLEDKRGFEADTLELQLDDSDGQLQLPRKGASMQVLLGWQGEGLVNKGRYTIDEISHSGPPDVLTLRGNAANLRGSLQKLQEQSWHGVTVQTLVDTIANRHTLKAVVTQALASELIDHIDQASESDAGFLTRLAQQFDAIATVKADNLLFIKAGQAQSGSGQPLPISTITRSSGDRHSFNVADRESYSGVIAYWQDTKGAKRQSLTAKRQSAKDDKQVLIGDDDNVKILRHIYASKENAKRAARAEWDKLQRGVARLQLTLAKGDPTLFPECPVTVSGFKQEIDQLGWLLVNVRHEVRDSGYTSQLEFEVKNE, encoded by the coding sequence ATGCAGCCGGATTACCGTATTGTGGTGGATGGCAAGGACATCAGCAGCAAACTCCGGCCACGGCTGATCAGCCTGACACTGGAAGACAAACGGGGTTTTGAGGCGGACACCCTGGAGCTGCAACTGGATGACAGTGACGGCCAACTGCAGTTACCCCGCAAAGGCGCCAGCATGCAGGTACTGCTGGGCTGGCAAGGGGAAGGACTGGTGAATAAAGGCCGCTACACCATTGATGAAATCAGCCACAGCGGTCCCCCAGATGTGCTTACCCTGCGCGGCAATGCCGCCAATCTGCGTGGCAGTCTGCAAAAGCTGCAGGAGCAAAGCTGGCATGGCGTCACCGTGCAAACTCTGGTGGATACCATCGCCAACCGTCATACGCTCAAAGCGGTGGTAACCCAGGCCCTTGCCAGCGAACTGATTGACCATATTGACCAGGCCAGCGAATCCGATGCGGGCTTTCTCACCCGGCTGGCGCAGCAGTTTGATGCCATCGCGACCGTCAAAGCCGACAACCTGCTGTTTATCAAAGCCGGACAGGCGCAAAGCGGCAGCGGGCAACCGCTCCCGATCAGCACCATTACCCGCAGCAGCGGCGACCGTCACAGCTTTAACGTGGCCGACCGCGAAAGTTATTCTGGGGTGATTGCCTACTGGCAGGACACCAAAGGCGCGAAACGCCAGAGCCTCACTGCCAAACGACAATCAGCCAAGGATGACAAACAGGTGCTGATTGGTGATGACGACAATGTGAAAATCCTGCGCCACATCTATGCCAGCAAAGAGAACGCCAAACGTGCCGCCCGGGCAGAATGGGACAAACTTCAGCGCGGGGTAGCGCGTCTGCAGTTAACGCTTGCAAAAGGAGATCCGACACTGTTTCCCGAATGTCCTGTGACGGTATCAGGCTTCAAACAGGAGATTGACCAGCTCGGCTGGCTGCTGGTCAATGTGCGGCACGAGGTCAGAGACTCAGGTTATACGAGTCAGTTGGAATTTGAGGTCAAAAACGAATAA
- a CDS encoding DUF4747 family protein, giving the protein MPDKKVEVGAINITIQPHTPEKYIQLFKEAVRLKRPIKLRGDRHALLANMYKIRDDQEDNGPITGDIYCFTSIDVDGDWFNTDTGKLAEDELLEGIDIPENLKPNGARFTYIFYPQEHLLFYEAYYNQKSLGAVTAQKFLHTLFNQKSLQDKYGVVDVTHIPEKEQLEKALMIPFKEMVEMTFTRPNPDNLEEAEANFLNRMDKLNVAKLEQSYKAVKGMAIEMDPDMIQDAKISARNGTLMIKGKDEASKPVKFSTVDHPLRHIEYYDPKQQITFDVLVGISQRLKDVIKRWLE; this is encoded by the coding sequence ATGCCAGATAAGAAAGTTGAAGTTGGGGCTATCAACATAACGATTCAACCACATACTCCGGAAAAATATATACAACTGTTTAAAGAAGCTGTTCGTTTGAAAAGGCCAATAAAACTCCGGGGTGATAGGCACGCTTTACTTGCTAACATGTATAAAATTCGCGATGACCAAGAAGATAACGGACCCATTACTGGCGATATTTACTGCTTTACTTCCATTGATGTTGATGGCGATTGGTTCAATACAGACACTGGTAAGTTAGCCGAAGATGAACTGCTAGAAGGTATAGACATACCAGAAAATTTGAAACCAAATGGAGCCAGATTTACCTACATATTTTACCCACAAGAACATTTGTTGTTCTATGAAGCGTATTATAACCAAAAGAGTCTTGGCGCCGTCACCGCCCAAAAATTTTTACATACATTGTTTAATCAAAAATCACTACAGGACAAATACGGTGTAGTGGATGTTACTCATATCCCTGAAAAAGAGCAGTTAGAAAAAGCTCTTATGATTCCATTCAAAGAAATGGTCGAAATGACATTTACTAGGCCTAATCCTGATAATCTTGAAGAAGCTGAAGCCAATTTTTTAAATCGCATGGATAAACTAAATGTGGCTAAGTTGGAGCAATCGTATAAGGCGGTTAAGGGGATGGCCATTGAAATGGATCCAGATATGATTCAGGATGCAAAAATATCCGCTAGGAATGGTACTCTTATGATTAAGGGCAAAGATGAAGCGTCTAAGCCTGTTAAGTTTTCGACAGTGGATCATCCATTACGCCATATTGAATACTATGATCCTAAGCAGCAAATTACATTTGACGTTTTAGTTGGTATTTCTCAAAGACTAAAGGACGTCATTAAAAGATGGCTTGAATGA
- a CDS encoding helix-turn-helix domain-containing protein, which translates to MTSFGTRLREERERLGYNQTDFGDIGGVRKNAQSNYEQGERQPDAEYLQKIQAIGVDVHYLLTGERRESDGMIKELLQRWHQLSAVQREIVISLFKELTKDSENAR; encoded by the coding sequence ATGACGAGTTTTGGTACTCGATTGCGTGAAGAGCGCGAACGCCTTGGCTATAACCAAACAGACTTCGGTGATATTGGCGGAGTAAGAAAGAACGCTCAGAGCAATTATGAGCAAGGAGAACGCCAGCCAGATGCTGAGTACCTGCAGAAGATCCAAGCGATTGGCGTTGATGTGCATTACCTGCTCACCGGTGAACGGCGGGAGAGCGATGGGATGATTAAAGAATTGTTACAGCGATGGCATCAGCTTAGCGCCGTGCAACGTGAAATTGTAATATCTCTTTTTAAAGAACTTACCAAGGATAGTGAGAATGCCAGATAA
- a CDS encoding ogr/Delta-like zinc finger family protein yields the protein MSKGNGNGMYCPNCGARAFLRRTKQMSDHTRERLYVCGNIEGDKPCGMSFVAIEEVQRMVVPPAELYPGKTALPMSRCAQRLYGQTKAPHDSGAIR from the coding sequence ATGAGCAAAGGTAATGGCAATGGGATGTATTGCCCCAACTGCGGTGCCAGAGCTTTTTTACGGCGTACCAAACAAATGAGCGACCACACCCGCGAACGCTTGTATGTGTGCGGCAATATTGAGGGTGATAAGCCCTGCGGTATGTCGTTTGTAGCGATAGAAGAAGTACAACGGATGGTAGTGCCACCGGCAGAACTTTACCCCGGTAAAACTGCGCTCCCTATGAGCCGCTGCGCACAGCGCTTATACGGGCAAACAAAAGCCCCACATGATAGCGGGGCGATAAGATGA
- the nadS gene encoding NadS family protein codes for MNDALFEELLASVQQMDEIVKGEREPSREAVVMAVKVKSIREKTNLTQSKFAKLIDVNIGTLRNWEQGRREPTGPAKTLLRLIERDPEHVLRALN; via the coding sequence ATGAACGATGCACTGTTTGAAGAACTGCTGGCTAGCGTGCAGCAGATGGACGAAATTGTAAAAGGCGAACGCGAACCTTCCCGCGAGGCGGTTGTTATGGCGGTTAAGGTCAAGAGTATTCGCGAAAAAACTAATCTCACTCAGAGCAAATTTGCCAAGTTGATTGACGTGAATATTGGCACTCTGCGCAATTGGGAGCAGGGGCGCCGCGAACCAACAGGCCCAGCTAAAACCTTGCTCAGATTGATTGAGCGTGATCCTGAGCATGTACTTAGAGCGCTTAACTGA
- a CDS encoding type II toxin-antitoxin system RelE/ParE family toxin has product MLFIETEFFTRQVKELMPDDMYRELQQYLADNPEAGPVIQGTGGLRKLRWQMPGRGKRGGVRVIYYHVELLSHIRLLMMYPKNEQEDLTAEQKKLLKAIVERW; this is encoded by the coding sequence ATGCTGTTTATTGAAACGGAGTTCTTCACCCGTCAGGTGAAAGAATTGATGCCCGACGATATGTACCGAGAGTTGCAGCAATACCTGGCTGATAACCCCGAAGCGGGGCCAGTAATCCAAGGTACTGGTGGTTTGAGAAAACTGCGTTGGCAAATGCCCGGGCGTGGTAAACGGGGTGGGGTAAGGGTGATTTATTACCATGTTGAGCTGTTAAGCCACATTCGGTTACTGATGATGTACCCGAAAAACGAACAGGAAGATTTAACGGCTGAACAGAAAAAACTGCTAAAAGCGATCGTTGAGAGGTGGTGA
- a CDS encoding host cell division inhibitor Icd-like protein, translating into MLFTFLIAYRDQKLAHLSRIRTISAVASSEAAARAQLPGLPLVFVSRNATGGAL; encoded by the coding sequence ATGCTATTTACATTTCTTATCGCCTATCGCGACCAAAAACTCGCGCACCTTTCGCGTATCCGTACCATTTCTGCCGTTGCCAGCAGCGAAGCCGCTGCCCGCGCACAACTCCCCGGCCTGCCACTGGTGTTTGTCAGCCGCAATGCCACCGGAGGTGCGTTATGA
- a CDS encoding 3'-5' exonuclease → MSYPFVPQQSLAFELAQQWLADECLVLDTETTGLGDTAEICEICILNHRGETLLDTLVKPQQQIPDDVIAIHGITNEMVKNAPAFDQLLPEINQIISGKTLVAYNQPYDYRLLEQSAKACGLGHEDVALHNTRTACAMAAYSQHAGIWDEARNAYKRHRLVDAARGIELPKGERPHRAHADCYLTLWLLRHMAGKVDQIMTKDLWRITRNIGDPNTLLFFHKPSAAYCRVFIDLAWLQRSSSGYVLCAADKDRQLLMQLIINEQEQIALQRMFPALKALEDAQ, encoded by the coding sequence ATGAGCTATCCGTTTGTTCCTCAGCAATCTTTGGCATTTGAATTGGCACAACAATGGTTGGCTGATGAATGCCTAGTGCTTGATACCGAAACCACTGGCCTTGGTGACACCGCCGAAATATGCGAGATCTGCATACTCAATCACCGTGGCGAAACACTGCTTGATACGTTGGTAAAACCGCAACAGCAGATACCGGATGACGTGATTGCCATTCATGGCATTACCAATGAAATGGTGAAGAACGCCCCCGCCTTTGACCAACTACTCCCAGAGATTAATCAGATCATCAGCGGTAAAACTTTGGTGGCTTACAACCAACCTTATGACTACCGATTACTCGAGCAAAGCGCGAAAGCTTGTGGCTTAGGCCATGAAGATGTTGCACTACACAATACCCGCACAGCCTGTGCCATGGCGGCATATTCACAACATGCAGGCATTTGGGACGAAGCCCGTAATGCCTATAAACGCCATCGGTTAGTTGACGCCGCCAGAGGGATTGAATTACCCAAAGGCGAAAGGCCACATCGCGCCCATGCTGATTGCTATCTCACTTTGTGGTTACTGCGACATATGGCCGGTAAGGTTGACCAGATCATGACAAAAGATCTCTGGCGCATCACCCGCAACATCGGCGACCCAAACACCCTGCTGTTCTTCCATAAGCCAAGCGCTGCTTACTGCCGCGTATTCATCGATCTTGCCTGGTTGCAACGCTCCAGTTCCGGTTATGTGTTATGTGCCGCTGATAAGGATCGGCAATTGCTGATGCAGTTGATCATCAACGAGCAGGAGCAAATTGCGCTGCAGCGTATGTTCCCTGCCCTAAAAGCCTTGGAGGATGCGCAATGA
- a CDS encoding toprim domain-containing protein — MMYPELLRDVTPRLLQEFDFKISKDGKHLQQGICPACRKRELYTQADNPWLLRCGRLNKCGEVFHIKELYPDLFNSWSERFPVNKTDHNGQQISNPNAAADAYLEHGRGFDIEPLKGWYSQGSYYDGKKDIGTATVRFTLPCGASWERFIDKPERFGKQKANFVGSYQGHWWLPPTLTIEQLALLKELWLTEGIFDAIALLQNDQQAGALMSCNNFPDKALEELALRLPANTRPTLIFALDDGKAGEMFTRKFVKRARELGWRACAAQPPKGRVKLDWNELHQRERLTAKDREEYRYLGKLLIAPTANAKALLIHQRKGTKEFPFGFNSCLYWFKLDLDRFSKAMQQVADAADRDGEELTDEELRERALQEAGSVQELAWCYPQALYFQENKVTDESWYYFRVDFPHDEASVKNTFSGSQLSGAGEFKKRLLSIAPGAVYHGNTQQLDRLLSHQLYNIKRVETCDFIGYSKEHGCYVYADVAVKDGRLYQLNEEDFLTLASCRLNHSTARVRSA; from the coding sequence ATGATGTATCCCGAACTGCTGCGTGATGTTACCCCGCGGCTGTTGCAGGAATTTGACTTCAAGATAAGTAAGGATGGTAAACACTTGCAGCAGGGCATCTGCCCTGCTTGCAGGAAACGTGAACTCTACACGCAAGCCGATAATCCTTGGTTACTGCGCTGTGGCCGGTTGAATAAGTGCGGTGAAGTGTTCCATATCAAGGAGCTTTACCCGGATTTATTCAATAGCTGGTCAGAGCGTTTTCCTGTCAACAAAACAGATCATAACGGCCAGCAGATTAGCAACCCTAACGCTGCGGCTGATGCTTACCTGGAACACGGCCGGGGCTTTGATATTGAGCCTCTGAAAGGCTGGTATAGCCAAGGCAGTTACTATGATGGCAAGAAAGATATTGGCACAGCCACCGTGCGTTTTACCTTGCCATGTGGTGCCAGTTGGGAACGGTTTATTGATAAACCTGAACGCTTTGGCAAGCAAAAAGCCAACTTTGTAGGAAGTTACCAGGGCCACTGGTGGTTGCCGCCGACCTTGACCATTGAACAGTTAGCGCTGCTTAAAGAGCTATGGCTGACAGAAGGGATATTTGATGCCATTGCCCTGCTGCAAAACGACCAGCAGGCAGGCGCGCTAATGAGTTGCAACAACTTCCCCGATAAAGCACTGGAAGAACTGGCACTGCGTTTACCTGCAAACACCCGCCCAACGCTGATATTTGCCTTGGATGATGGCAAAGCGGGTGAAATGTTTACCCGTAAATTTGTAAAGCGTGCCAGGGAGCTTGGTTGGCGCGCCTGTGCGGCACAGCCACCTAAAGGCCGGGTAAAACTCGATTGGAACGAACTGCACCAGCGGGAACGGCTGACAGCTAAAGACCGGGAGGAATACCGGTATTTAGGGAAACTGCTGATTGCCCCGACCGCGAATGCCAAAGCATTACTTATTCACCAACGCAAAGGCACCAAGGAGTTTCCGTTTGGCTTTAACAGTTGCCTTTACTGGTTCAAGTTGGATTTAGATCGTTTTAGTAAAGCTATGCAGCAAGTAGCAGACGCGGCTGACCGTGACGGCGAAGAACTGACGGATGAAGAACTGCGCGAACGGGCGCTGCAAGAAGCTGGCAGCGTACAGGAACTGGCGTGGTGCTATCCCCAGGCGCTGTATTTTCAGGAAAACAAAGTGACAGATGAAAGTTGGTATTACTTTAGAGTGGATTTTCCACATGATGAAGCCAGTGTTAAAAACACCTTTTCTGGCAGTCAGTTAAGTGGTGCCGGCGAATTCAAAAAACGGTTGCTAAGTATTGCACCAGGAGCGGTTTACCACGGCAACACCCAGCAGTTGGATCGCTTGTTGAGCCATCAGCTATACAACATCAAGCGCGTAGAAACCTGCGACTTCATTGGTTACAGCAAGGAACACGGCTGTTATGTGTATGCCGATGTGGCCGTAAAGGATGGCAGGCTATACCAGCTCAATGAAGAAGACTTTTTGACATTGGCAAGCTGTCGGTTAAATCACTCAACAGCGCGGGTGCGTTCAGCCTGA